In a single window of the Tellurirhabdus bombi genome:
- a CDS encoding DivIVA domain-containing protein, translating to MKITPIEIRQHSFEKAMRGYRTDEVEAFLASLSQEWERVLSEQKMLKMQLELAEKERNELKEIQQTLFKMLKTAEDTSSQITEQAQRAAEQYLNEAKQKADEQLADARKRSTLMVQDAENQARYIKDNVLTDLKTMEYDFKAMERYKESLISQIRTLAANAVESVDRFEKKFNQQSLQSKIEELSVSGETPEISDELLVDPTAPRLDEADHEAKDPSELVVDPTAPDLENESLSAEENKLSTDIGDPVTAQADEAGEAGFPFVESTNDNDTLPQDSTDDDVPADEKEPQPAHEATAEKPKSGGSFFDQI from the coding sequence ATGAAAATTACGCCCATCGAGATACGCCAGCACTCCTTTGAAAAAGCCATGCGTGGCTACCGAACTGATGAAGTGGAGGCTTTTCTGGCTTCGTTATCACAGGAATGGGAGCGCGTTCTGAGCGAACAGAAAATGCTCAAAATGCAGTTGGAATTAGCCGAAAAAGAACGCAATGAGCTTAAGGAGATTCAGCAGACGCTGTTCAAAATGCTCAAAACGGCGGAAGATACTAGTTCACAAATCACCGAACAGGCGCAACGGGCAGCAGAACAATACCTGAACGAAGCCAAGCAAAAAGCCGATGAGCAACTGGCCGACGCCCGCAAACGCTCTACGCTGATGGTTCAGGATGCTGAAAATCAGGCTCGCTACATCAAAGACAACGTGTTAACCGACCTGAAAACCATGGAGTATGACTTCAAGGCAATGGAACGGTATAAAGAAAGTCTGATTTCCCAAATCCGCACCTTGGCAGCCAATGCCGTTGAAAGCGTGGATCGGTTTGAAAAGAAATTTAACCAGCAATCCTTACAGTCCAAAATTGAGGAATTAAGCGTATCAGGGGAAACACCGGAGATTTCAGACGAGTTGCTTGTTGACCCAACCGCGCCCCGGCTCGATGAGGCAGATCATGAAGCGAAGGACCCATCAGAACTAGTTGTTGACCCAACAGCACCCGACCTAGAAAACGAATCGTTATCGGCAGAGGAAAATAAACTTTCGACGGACATTGGTGATCCGGTGACGGCCCAGGCTGACGAAGCGGGCGAAGCAGGCTTTCCTTTTGTAGAGTCTACGAACGATAACGATACGTTGCCGCAGGATTCGACCGATGATGACGTTCCTGCCGACGAAAAAGAGCCACAGCCAGCTCACGAAGCAACCGCCGAAAAACCGAAAAGTGGCGGATCTTTCTTCGATCAAATTTAA
- the folB gene encoding dihydroneopterin aldolase, producing MGTIALEGLEFFAYHGFSDEEQKIGNKYSVDITVATDFTEAARQDRLSMTVNYEELYRITLAVMQRPARLLEHIAHSICEEIRNRYPAIESVEVSVSKFNPPIGGVCHRSKITLRG from the coding sequence ATGGGAACCATTGCACTGGAAGGACTTGAATTTTTCGCCTATCACGGCTTTTCCGACGAAGAACAGAAGATCGGTAATAAATATTCGGTAGATATTACTGTAGCCACCGACTTTACCGAGGCCGCCCGCCAGGATCGCCTGAGCATGACGGTCAATTACGAAGAATTATACCGCATCACTTTAGCGGTCATGCAGCGCCCTGCGCGCCTACTGGAGCACATTGCTCACTCGATTTGCGAGGAGATTCGAAATCGGTATCCAGCCATCGAATCGGTTGAAGTGAGCGTTTCTAAATTTAATCCGCCCATCGGGGGTGTTTGCCACCGCTCAAAAATTACGCTTCGGGGCTAA
- the rsgA gene encoding ribosome small subunit-dependent GTPase A, with amino-acid sequence MAIGLVIRSTGSWYDVRSENGHTYRARLKGKFKIKGLKVTNPIAVGDRVRYELEDEAENTAIITDIEPRDNYIIRQSVHKTAHGHILAANLDQAVLIVTLTFPRTSLGFIDRFLVTAESFRIPTTLVFNKTDILSEEGVEYQQEIQQLYEQIGYPTLATSATEKRGVDEFRALLDQKITLLSGHSGVGKSSLVNAVSPDLHLKTNEVSTFANKGVHTTTFAEMFELAPNTFIIDTPGIKELGLADIEKEEISHYFPEMRERLNQCRYHNCLHINEPGCAIKDAVGEGEIAESRYWSYLSMVEGEDNRR; translated from the coding sequence TTGGCTATCGGCTTAGTTATACGATCTACCGGTTCGTGGTATGATGTTCGCAGCGAGAACGGACATACGTACCGCGCCCGCTTAAAAGGAAAATTTAAAATTAAAGGGCTGAAGGTAACCAATCCGATAGCCGTTGGCGACCGGGTGCGGTACGAGCTTGAGGATGAAGCGGAAAACACAGCCATCATCACTGATATTGAGCCACGCGACAATTACATCATTCGGCAATCTGTCCATAAAACGGCGCATGGCCATATTTTGGCGGCTAATCTTGATCAGGCCGTTTTAATTGTAACGTTGACATTTCCCCGTACATCGCTGGGTTTTATCGACCGCTTTCTGGTAACCGCTGAATCGTTCCGCATTCCGACGACGCTAGTTTTCAACAAAACGGATATTTTGAGCGAAGAAGGTGTAGAATACCAACAGGAGATCCAGCAACTCTACGAGCAAATTGGTTACCCGACGCTGGCTACCTCCGCCACCGAAAAAAGAGGAGTTGATGAGTTTCGGGCGTTGCTAGACCAGAAAATCACGCTTCTTTCCGGGCATTCTGGCGTCGGAAAATCGTCACTTGTCAACGCTGTTTCGCCGGACTTACATCTGAAAACCAACGAAGTATCTACTTTTGCCAACAAAGGCGTTCATACCACCACGTTCGCCGAAATGTTTGAACTGGCTCCGAACACCTTTATCATCGATACGCCCGGTATCAAAGAACTGGGACTGGCCGACATAGAAAAAGAAGAAATCAGCCATTATTTTCCAGAAATGCGCGAGCGCCTCAACCAATGTCGCTACCATAACTGCCTGCATATCAACGAACCCGGTTGCGCCATCAAAGATGCG
- the ytxJ gene encoding bacillithiol system redox-active protein YtxJ encodes MNWNKLQSEDQLETIKQESAQQPVLIFKHSTRCSISSMALSRLERSWNDAAGIKPYYLDLITYRSVSNKIADTFDVDHQSPQVLLIQNGTCVYDESHMGISFDTLKDQVASV; translated from the coding sequence ATGAACTGGAATAAACTGCAAAGCGAAGACCAATTAGAAACCATCAAGCAGGAATCGGCGCAACAGCCGGTTTTGATTTTTAAACACAGCACGCGCTGTTCCATTAGTTCAATGGCCCTGAGTCGGCTGGAACGCAGCTGGAACGACGCAGCAGGGATCAAACCGTATTACCTGGATTTGATTACTTATCGCTCGGTTTCCAATAAAATTGCGGATACGTTTGACGTGGATCATCAATCGCCGCAGGTACTTTTGATTCAAAATGGTACCTGTGTTTATGATGAATCGCATATGGGCATTTCCTTCGATACCTTGAAAGACCAGGTAGCGTCGGTTTAA
- a CDS encoding WD40 repeat domain-containing protein — translation MLIKKVDTFAGHRDCVYALAPGSEPAQFFSAGADGQVVRWRLDKPDLGRLVARIPSSVYAITYDETHELLWVGQNYEGLHLIQPDQQRETHSVKLTTAAIFDIQLIDDLALLALSDGVVIVLDTSPLPEAPPVVRKHLKASNKSARSISIRPDKNEFAVGYSDNDIRIFDLQSLELKHLIAAHTNSVFTVCYSPDSRYLLSAGRDAHLKIWDVAQHYKPLESIPAHLFAINHIAYHPDGTLFATCSMDKSVKVWDAQTFRLLKVIDRARHAGHGTSVNKLWWSSFHQQLVSCGDDKLISVWEVSR, via the coding sequence ATGCTCATAAAAAAAGTTGACACCTTTGCCGGCCACCGCGATTGTGTTTATGCCCTGGCACCTGGTTCTGAGCCGGCCCAATTTTTTTCGGCTGGAGCCGATGGACAGGTGGTGCGCTGGCGCCTGGACAAGCCCGATCTGGGAAGGCTGGTTGCCCGCATTCCTTCCTCGGTGTACGCCATTACTTACGACGAAACGCACGAGCTGTTGTGGGTAGGCCAAAACTACGAAGGCCTTCACCTCATTCAGCCTGACCAGCAACGTGAAACCCACTCGGTTAAACTCACGACAGCCGCCATTTTTGACATTCAGCTAATTGATGATCTGGCGCTGCTTGCCCTGTCAGATGGGGTCGTGATTGTATTGGATACGTCTCCCCTGCCCGAGGCGCCCCCCGTGGTCAGGAAGCACCTGAAAGCCTCAAACAAAAGTGCCCGTTCCATCTCCATCCGACCCGATAAAAACGAATTTGCCGTTGGTTACAGCGACAATGATATCCGCATTTTTGATTTACAGAGTCTAGAACTGAAGCACCTCATTGCGGCGCACACAAACTCAGTTTTTACGGTTTGTTACTCTCCGGATAGTCGTTATTTGTTGTCGGCTGGTCGGGACGCGCATCTGAAAATCTGGGATGTAGCGCAGCATTATAAGCCGCTAGAATCCATTCCGGCGCATCTTTTTGCCATAAATCACATCGCTTATCATCCAGACGGCACTCTATTTGCTACGTGCAGCATGGATAAGTCGGTCAAGGTGTGGGATGCGCAGACGTTCAGGCTCCTTAAGGTGATCGACCGGGCGCGCCACGCTGGACACGGCACCTCGGTCAATAAACTTTGGTGGTCATCGTTTCATCAACAGCTTGTCTCTTGCGGCGACGATAAATTAATTTCGGTCTGGGAGGTTTCCCGGTAA
- a CDS encoding 3-deoxy-D-manno-octulosonic acid transferase — MFSLLYNTSIWLYGAAIRLAAPFHTKARQSAEGQRHLLASIQTRLAGNTAPVAWFHAASLGEFEQGRPVIEAFRERYPGYKILLTFFSPSGYEVRKNYAGADYIFYLPLDMPQNAKQFVGLVKPRIAFFVKYEFWLNYLQELHQRRVPTISFSAIFRPGQVFFKLYGGGYRKLLTYFDHILVQNQQSLDLLKGIGLTNLTLAGDTRFDRVAQIVANKKEIPVAQLFKGNQPLVVIGSAWQADLDVLIPFLNRFDQPLKVIIAPHEIHTDEIERWRGQLRGTSIRYSETQTSGFESASLASSTVLIIDNIGMLSSLYQYGDYAYVGGAFGKGLHNILEAATFGMPLFFGPSYQKFQEAIDLVQEGGAFPVADTAELEATFRRLYQDQAAHQKATEISRQYVLRNIGATGKVMEVIQDYSLID, encoded by the coding sequence TTGTTTTCACTGCTCTATAATACGTCCATCTGGTTATACGGAGCGGCTATCCGCCTGGCGGCCCCTTTTCATACCAAAGCACGACAATCCGCTGAAGGTCAGCGTCATTTACTTGCTTCCATCCAAACGCGCTTAGCGGGCAATACGGCACCGGTTGCCTGGTTTCATGCGGCTTCTCTGGGCGAGTTCGAACAGGGGCGACCGGTCATCGAAGCCTTCCGAGAGCGTTATCCAGGCTATAAAATTCTGCTTACGTTTTTCTCTCCTTCGGGCTATGAAGTTAGAAAAAACTACGCCGGGGCAGACTATATCTTTTACCTGCCACTGGATATGCCTCAGAACGCAAAGCAGTTTGTGGGTCTGGTCAAACCGCGTATTGCTTTTTTCGTTAAATACGAATTTTGGCTCAATTACCTTCAGGAGCTGCACCAGCGCCGTGTGCCGACCATTTCCTTTTCGGCTATTTTTCGGCCTGGTCAGGTATTTTTTAAACTGTATGGGGGCGGTTACCGGAAATTGCTGACCTATTTCGACCACATTCTGGTTCAGAATCAACAGTCGCTGGATTTACTGAAGGGCATTGGCCTTACGAACCTTACCCTGGCGGGCGATACGCGCTTCGACCGGGTAGCGCAAATTGTCGCCAATAAGAAAGAAATACCGGTTGCTCAGCTTTTTAAAGGGAATCAGCCTTTGGTAGTAATTGGTAGCGCCTGGCAGGCCGATCTGGACGTACTGATTCCTTTTTTAAACCGATTTGACCAGCCGCTGAAAGTAATTATTGCGCCGCACGAAATTCATACCGACGAGATAGAACGCTGGCGCGGACAGTTGCGAGGGACTAGCATCCGGTATTCGGAAACCCAGACCTCCGGCTTCGAATCAGCCTCTTTAGCCTCAAGCACCGTACTGATTATTGATAACATTGGCATGCTTTCTTCTTTGTATCAATATGGTGACTATGCGTACGTTGGCGGCGCTTTCGGGAAGGGATTGCACAACATTCTGGAAGCGGCGACTTTCGGAATGCCCCTGTTTTTTGGTCCATCTTACCAGAAATTTCAGGAAGCCATTGATTTAGTGCAGGAAGGCGGTGCCTTTCCGGTAGCAGACACGGCTGAGTTGGAAGCTACTTTTCGGCGGCTTTATCAGGATCAGGCAGCCCATCAGAAGGCAACTGAAATCAGTCGTCAGTATGTGCTGCGGAACATTGGCGCAACCGGAAAGGTTATGGAAGTTATACAGGATTACTCACTCATTGACTGA